One Halobacterium sp. DL1 DNA window includes the following coding sequences:
- a CDS encoding peptide ABC transporter permease → MSRWSYFAKRLVLSIPVILFGTTITFFVIYAGPIDPAYAILGQQATAARVEEIHRQLGMNQPMWEQYFDFVVNMFTFNLGNSWVIRPDYTAYEVIMSYAPRTVLMGAWAVLLPLFIGIPLGFYAGLNPNTLGDYTASFSGIIWRAMPNFWLAVIMLMVLSQSQDFLFGFDWENFIVSTDVAGAPEMNNLWNFDNFLRASKMVIPAALVLGSASMGNEMRIGRTAFLESKNSNYVEMARAKGLPGRTIVWKHIFRNALIPLIPVITAEAGLLVGGAVLVETVFGINGIGWLFFTAMTSGDLPLAGALMFFFILLIVGINILQDFLYTVVDPRVGFEGN, encoded by the coding sequence ATGAGCCGGTGGAGCTACTTCGCGAAACGACTCGTACTGTCGATCCCAGTGATACTGTTCGGGACGACGATCACGTTCTTCGTCATCTACGCGGGGCCGATTGACCCCGCGTACGCCATCCTGGGACAGCAAGCAACGGCGGCGCGAGTCGAGGAGATCCACCGACAGCTCGGGATGAACCAGCCGATGTGGGAGCAGTACTTCGACTTCGTCGTGAACATGTTCACGTTCAACCTCGGTAACTCGTGGGTCATCCGGCCCGACTACACGGCCTACGAGGTCATCATGTCCTACGCGCCCCGGACGGTTCTGATGGGCGCGTGGGCGGTCCTGCTGCCGCTGTTCATCGGTATCCCGCTCGGGTTCTACGCCGGGCTGAACCCCAACACGCTGGGCGACTACACGGCATCGTTCAGCGGCATCATCTGGCGCGCGATGCCGAACTTCTGGCTCGCGGTCATCATGCTGATGGTGCTCTCCCAGTCCCAGGATTTCCTCTTCGGCTTCGACTGGGAGAACTTCATCGTGAGCACGGACGTCGCGGGCGCGCCGGAGATGAACAACCTCTGGAACTTCGACAACTTCCTGCGCGCCTCGAAGATGGTGATACCGGCCGCACTCGTCCTCGGCTCCGCGTCGATGGGCAACGAGATGCGTATCGGCCGGACCGCGTTCCTGGAGTCGAAGAACTCCAACTACGTCGAGATGGCGCGCGCGAAGGGGCTCCCGGGCCGCACCATCGTCTGGAAGCACATCTTCCGTAACGCGCTCATCCCGCTGATTCCGGTCATCACCGCTGAGGCCGGCCTGCTCGTCGGCGGCGCCGTGCTCGTCGAGACGGTCTTCGGCATCAACGGCATCGGCTGGCTGTTCTTCACCGCGATGACGTCGGGAGACCTGCCCCTGGCAGGTGCGTTGATGTTCTTCTTCATCCTCCTGATTGTCGGCATCAACATCCTCCAGGACTTCCTCTACACCGTGGTCGACCCACGAGTCGGCTTCGAGGGTAACTGA
- a CDS encoding peptide ABC transporter permease, with protein MAIEDPKSDSIVHRIRKNPGPAARWGAVAAVLLAVEFGALWGGIMSLPWDVPFDVLGDVLPSAIAGGIAGVASVFADVGNWLADLPTLLDRELIPNQGYELPEQGWQGTFMGLEPAHAWLIRVGVVYAYALFFAYWLWRGYFVFRRHYRYADWTPADDMIDRFRSHNWGKFGLVLVLLLLIMAMFAPTVSPTNADQNLKNPAQNTVTYYDEDVGEVRETSVTTANLFSSSKGVTQNFGLWSYDNYDRFHPAGTMSQASNGKDLFTFMAYGARVSIFIGVFAAIVAGGIALSLALLTAYYRGLLDLVAVLTSDAFSAMPQLLVLIMLVSVLADHWISSIYSGGFLIAFLFGIWGWMGLWRAVRGPAFQVAQNEWVLASKGFGERPWNIVRKHVAPYVIGYLLIYLSMSVGGYMIGAAGLAYLGIGVEAPTPEMGRAIARGQSLITTQSWHISVVPGLAITVLVLGFNALGDGIRDAIDPKTSGDDAAGEAAAAGGGG; from the coding sequence ATGGCTATCGAAGATCCGAAAAGCGACAGTATCGTCCACCGGATTCGGAAGAACCCGGGTCCAGCAGCCCGATGGGGGGCCGTCGCAGCGGTCCTCCTCGCGGTCGAGTTCGGCGCCCTCTGGGGCGGCATCATGTCCCTCCCGTGGGACGTCCCGTTCGACGTGCTGGGGGACGTCCTCCCGTCGGCCATCGCCGGCGGTATCGCCGGCGTTGCGTCCGTGTTCGCGGACGTCGGCAACTGGCTCGCGGACCTCCCGACGCTGCTGGACCGCGAGCTCATCCCCAACCAGGGGTACGAGCTTCCGGAACAGGGCTGGCAGGGCACGTTCATGGGTCTCGAACCGGCCCACGCCTGGCTGATCCGCGTCGGCGTCGTCTACGCGTACGCGCTGTTCTTCGCGTACTGGCTCTGGCGCGGCTACTTCGTCTTCCGGCGCCACTACCGGTACGCCGACTGGACGCCCGCAGACGACATGATCGACCGGTTCCGCAGCCACAACTGGGGGAAGTTCGGCCTCGTGCTCGTCCTCCTCCTCCTCATCATGGCGATGTTTGCGCCGACGGTGAGTCCGACGAACGCGGACCAGAACCTCAAGAACCCCGCCCAGAACACAGTTACGTACTACGACGAGGACGTCGGCGAGGTGCGGGAGACTAGCGTCACCACGGCGAACCTGTTCTCCTCCTCGAAGGGCGTCACGCAGAACTTCGGCCTCTGGTCGTACGACAACTACGACAGGTTCCACCCGGCCGGGACGATGAGCCAGGCGTCGAACGGGAAGGACCTGTTCACGTTCATGGCGTACGGCGCTCGGGTCTCGATATTCATCGGCGTGTTCGCGGCCATCGTCGCCGGCGGTATCGCGCTGTCGCTGGCGTTACTGACCGCGTACTACCGCGGGCTCTTAGACCTCGTTGCGGTGCTCACAAGCGACGCGTTCTCGGCGATGCCACAGTTGCTCGTGCTCATCATGCTGGTTTCGGTGCTCGCCGACCACTGGATAAGTAGCATCTACAGCGGCGGCTTCCTCATCGCGTTCCTGTTCGGTATCTGGGGGTGGATGGGGCTGTGGCGCGCCGTGCGTGGGCCGGCGTTCCAGGTCGCCCAGAACGAGTGGGTGCTGGCGTCGAAGGGCTTCGGCGAGCGGCCGTGGAACATCGTCCGCAAGCACGTCGCCCCCTACGTCATCGGCTACCTGCTCATCTACCTCTCGATGTCCGTCGGCGGCTACATGATCGGCGCGGCAGGCCTCGCATACCTGGGGATCGGCGTCGAAGCGCCGACCCCGGAGATGGGGCGCGCGATTGCGCGCGGCCAGTCACTCATCACCACGCAGTCCTGGCACATCTCGGTCGTGCCGGGGCTGGCCATCACCGTCCTGGTGCTCGGGTTCAACGCGCTCGGTGACGGCATCCGTGACGCCATCGACCCGAAGACCAGCGGCGACGACGCGGCTGGCGAGGCCGCGGCCGCAGGAGGTGGTGGGTGA
- a CDS encoding ABC transporter ATP-binding protein, producing MSRAEYDDEQRGGQETLLRVDDLQTAFFTDKETIRAVDGVSFEISRGESVGIVGESGSGKSVTARSIMGLVDTPGRIIGGSIEYKGENLVGKSDEQWRQYRGSEIAMVFQDPLSSLNPVYTVGNQIKEALRLHQGLRGKKADEAAIELLEDVGIPDAPRRLKEYPHQFSGGMRQRAVIAVALACDPDLLICDEPTTALDVTIQAQILELLHELKDEHDIGIMFITHDMGVIAEISDRVNVMYAGEMVESAPVEELFENPKHPYTQGLLESIPSRNERGTDLRTIEGDVPTPNERATYCRFAPRCPKAFDDCEQVHPVQVEVEEGVDDHRAACLLYPDDVSQNEAVEIHRSREDKTSSEVSE from the coding sequence ATGAGTCGAGCCGAGTACGACGACGAGCAGCGCGGCGGTCAGGAGACGCTGCTTCGCGTCGACGACCTGCAGACGGCGTTCTTCACCGACAAGGAGACGATCCGCGCCGTCGACGGCGTGAGCTTCGAGATCAGCCGCGGCGAGTCCGTCGGCATCGTCGGCGAGTCTGGGTCCGGGAAGTCCGTGACCGCCCGCTCCATCATGGGGCTGGTCGACACCCCCGGCCGCATCATCGGCGGTTCGATCGAGTACAAGGGCGAGAACCTCGTCGGGAAGTCCGACGAGCAGTGGCGGCAGTACCGCGGCAGCGAGATTGCGATGGTGTTCCAGGACCCGCTGTCGTCGCTGAACCCCGTCTACACGGTCGGTAACCAGATCAAGGAGGCGCTGCGCCTCCACCAGGGGCTGCGCGGAAAGAAGGCCGACGAGGCGGCCATCGAACTCCTCGAAGACGTCGGTATTCCGGACGCACCCCGGCGCCTGAAGGAGTATCCCCACCAGTTCTCCGGGGGGATGCGCCAGCGCGCGGTCATCGCCGTCGCGCTCGCCTGCGACCCCGACCTGCTCATCTGCGACGAGCCGACGACGGCACTCGACGTCACCATCCAGGCCCAGATCCTGGAGCTGCTCCACGAACTGAAGGACGAACACGACATCGGCATCATGTTCATCACCCACGACATGGGCGTCATCGCGGAGATCAGCGACCGCGTGAACGTGATGTACGCGGGCGAGATGGTGGAGTCTGCACCCGTCGAGGAGCTGTTCGAGAACCCGAAACACCCCTACACGCAGGGGCTGCTGGAGAGCATTCCCAGCAGGAACGAGCGCGGGACGGACCTGCGGACCATCGAGGGCGACGTGCCGACGCCGAACGAGCGGGCGACGTACTGCCGGTTCGCGCCGCGGTGTCCGAAGGCGTTCGACGACTGCGAGCAGGTCCATCCCGTCCAGGTCGAGGTCGAAGAGGGAGTCGACGACCACCGGGCCGCGTGTCTGCTCTACCCGGATGACGTCTCCCAGAACGAGGCCGTGGAGATCCACCGGTCTCGCGAGGACAAGACGAGTTCGGAGGTGTCTGAATGA
- a CDS encoding peptide ABC transporter ATP-binding protein, translating to MTSLYQEKRERGGSTVTGETLVEVNDLRTYYGSEGGLFGGNPVKAVDGVDFDIQHGETLGLVGESGCGKSTLGRTLMQLETATSGEVRYDGTDITSLSGKKLKEWRRNVQMVFQDPDGSLNDRMTVGEIIKEPLNVHDWKTPEDRRDRVRELLETVGLSEEHYYRYPFQFSGGQRQRVGIARALALEPEFLVLDEPVSALDVSVQAKILNLLDDLQEEFGLTYLIIAHDLSVVEHICDRVAVMYLGKVMEIGPVDDIFDDPANPYTNSLLSAIPEPDPTIEKKRMTLRGTPPSPRDPPSGCVFSTRCPLKIRPPEYEDLDDEVWEGVEIFREVLRERGDLSKGVRERLKDLLGMETRGMDTEEVLEEAFENKTVPNEVQQHIDSAIEHVRRDDLQSAQEELREEFGSICEQEMPEQYVVGDNGRTSQCHRHAEEYQDTQAYISDHGYER from the coding sequence ATGACGTCACTCTACCAGGAGAAACGAGAGCGAGGCGGGAGCACGGTGACCGGCGAGACGCTCGTCGAGGTGAACGACCTGCGGACCTACTACGGGTCGGAGGGCGGGCTGTTCGGCGGCAACCCCGTGAAGGCCGTCGACGGCGTCGACTTCGACATCCAGCACGGCGAGACGCTCGGTCTCGTCGGCGAGTCCGGCTGTGGGAAGTCCACGCTCGGGCGCACGCTGATGCAACTCGAGACCGCGACGAGCGGCGAGGTGCGCTACGACGGCACCGACATCACGTCGCTGTCCGGGAAGAAGCTCAAGGAGTGGCGCCGGAACGTCCAGATGGTGTTCCAGGACCCGGACGGCAGCCTCAACGACCGGATGACGGTCGGCGAGATCATCAAGGAGCCGCTGAACGTCCACGACTGGAAGACTCCCGAGGACCGCCGCGACCGCGTCCGTGAACTGCTGGAGACCGTCGGCCTGAGCGAGGAGCACTACTACCGCTACCCGTTCCAGTTCTCCGGCGGGCAGCGCCAGCGCGTCGGCATCGCCCGCGCGCTCGCGCTCGAGCCGGAGTTCCTCGTGCTCGACGAGCCGGTGAGCGCGCTGGACGTCTCCGTGCAAGCGAAGATCCTGAACCTCCTCGACGACCTGCAGGAGGAGTTCGGGCTGACCTATCTCATCATCGCCCACGACCTCTCGGTCGTCGAGCACATCTGCGACCGCGTCGCCGTGATGTACCTCGGGAAGGTGATGGAGATCGGGCCGGTCGACGACATCTTCGACGACCCGGCGAACCCGTACACGAACTCGCTGCTGTCGGCGATTCCGGAGCCGGACCCGACCATCGAGAAGAAGCGGATGACGCTCCGCGGCACGCCGCCGAGCCCGCGGGACCCGCCGAGCGGCTGCGTGTTCAGCACACGGTGTCCGCTGAAAATCCGCCCGCCCGAGTACGAGGACCTCGACGACGAGGTCTGGGAGGGCGTCGAGATATTCCGGGAGGTACTACGCGAACGCGGCGACCTCTCGAAGGGGGTCAGGGAACGCCTCAAGGACCTGCTCGGGATGGAGACCCGCGGGATGGACACCGAGGAAGTCCTCGAGGAGGCGTTCGAGAACAAGACGGTCCCGAACGAGGTCCAGCAGCACATCGACAGCGCCATCGAGCACGTGCGCCGGGACGACCTCCAGTCCGCCCAGGAGGAGCTCCGCGAGGAGTTCGGCAGCATCTGCGAGCAGGAGATGCCCGAGCAGTACGTGGTCGGTGACAACGGCCGGACGAGTCAGTGCCACCGACACGCGGAGGAGTACCAGGACACCCAGGCGTACATCTCCGACCACGGCTACGAGCGCTGA
- a CDS encoding glycyl-tRNA synthetease, with the protein MSELDELARRRGFFFQANEAYGGVSGFYTYGPEGAALKRNVEETWRDRFVTREGNMEIDSPTVTPEAVFEASGHLDGFDDMLVECPECGESHRADHVVEDNTDVEDAESVPTEEVEALIAEHDLVCPDCGASLVGQPVEGFNLMFATSIGPGSGQPGYLRPETAQGMFTEFPRLKEYARNQLPFGAAQIGAGYRNEISPRNALLRAREFTMAELEFFVDPEGEGPDLSRVADVELPLYPVEAQQADGEEYLRLTPQEALEEGVVQGEWVAYFLARSKQWFERVGVDMERFRFRQHLPGELAHYASDCWDAEGEVGGDWVELEGIASRTDYDLSKHSEHADDNFTVFQQYDEPKTVERATVDPDMSALGPKFGGDAGAVADALKALAERDRSAFEDDEVTVEVDGEAYTVPTEQTGFAVEEQTESGRHIVPHVVEPAFGVGRAVYTVLAHNYDEDEVEGEERSVLRLPAEVAPTTVGVFPLMDKDGLGETARDLAADLREAGVDVTYDDSGNIGRRYRRQDEVGTPYCVTVDYDSLEDGTVTLRDRDSTAQTRVELTELTELLPALRDGDVTFDEL; encoded by the coding sequence ATGAGTGAGCTAGACGAGCTCGCGCGCCGCCGCGGGTTCTTCTTCCAGGCGAACGAGGCGTACGGTGGCGTCTCCGGGTTCTACACCTACGGCCCGGAGGGCGCGGCGCTGAAGCGCAACGTCGAGGAGACGTGGCGCGACCGCTTCGTCACCCGCGAGGGTAACATGGAGATCGACTCCCCGACGGTGACCCCGGAAGCGGTCTTCGAGGCGTCGGGCCACCTCGACGGCTTCGACGACATGCTCGTGGAGTGCCCGGAGTGTGGTGAGAGCCACCGCGCCGACCACGTCGTCGAGGACAACACCGACGTGGAGGACGCCGAGTCCGTGCCGACCGAGGAGGTCGAGGCGCTCATCGCCGAGCACGACCTCGTCTGCCCTGACTGCGGCGCGTCCCTGGTCGGCCAGCCCGTCGAGGGGTTCAACTTGATGTTCGCGACGAGCATCGGCCCCGGCTCCGGCCAGCCCGGCTACCTCCGGCCGGAGACGGCCCAGGGGATGTTCACGGAGTTCCCGCGCCTGAAGGAGTACGCCCGCAACCAGCTGCCGTTCGGCGCCGCGCAGATCGGCGCGGGCTACCGCAACGAGATCAGCCCGCGGAACGCGCTGCTGCGCGCCCGTGAGTTCACGATGGCGGAACTAGAGTTCTTCGTCGACCCGGAGGGCGAGGGGCCGGACCTCTCGCGGGTCGCGGACGTCGAACTGCCGCTGTACCCCGTCGAGGCCCAGCAGGCCGACGGCGAGGAGTACCTGCGGCTCACGCCCCAGGAGGCCCTCGAGGAGGGCGTCGTACAGGGCGAGTGGGTGGCGTACTTCCTCGCGCGGTCGAAGCAGTGGTTCGAGCGGGTCGGCGTGGACATGGAGCGGTTCCGGTTCCGCCAGCACCTCCCCGGCGAACTCGCCCACTACGCCTCTGATTGCTGGGACGCGGAGGGCGAGGTCGGCGGCGACTGGGTGGAACTGGAAGGCATCGCCTCCCGGACCGACTACGACCTCTCGAAGCACTCGGAGCACGCCGACGACAACTTCACCGTCTTCCAGCAGTACGACGAGCCGAAGACCGTCGAGCGCGCGACCGTCGACCCGGACATGTCCGCGCTGGGCCCGAAGTTCGGCGGCGACGCCGGGGCCGTCGCGGACGCCCTCAAGGCGCTCGCCGAGCGCGACCGCTCGGCGTTCGAGGACGACGAGGTCACCGTCGAGGTCGACGGCGAGGCGTACACGGTTCCGACCGAGCAGACCGGCTTCGCGGTCGAGGAGCAGACCGAGTCCGGCCGCCACATCGTCCCGCACGTGGTCGAACCCGCGTTCGGCGTCGGGCGCGCGGTGTACACGGTGCTCGCGCACAACTACGACGAGGACGAGGTCGAGGGCGAGGAGCGCAGCGTGCTCCGCCTGCCCGCGGAGGTCGCGCCGACGACCGTCGGCGTGTTCCCGCTGATGGACAAGGACGGCCTGGGCGAGACAGCCCGCGACCTGGCGGCGGACCTCCGTGAGGCCGGCGTCGACGTGACCTACGACGACTCCGGGAACATCGGTCGCCGGTACCGCCGGCAGGACGAGGTCGGCACGCCGTACTGCGTCACCGTCGACTACGACAGCCTCGAGGACGGCACGGTGACGCTCCGCGACCGCGACTCGACGGCCCAGACGCGCGTCGAACTGACCGAGCTCACCGAGCTACTGCCGGCGCTGCGCGACGGCGACGTCACCTTCGACGAGCTGTGA
- a CDS encoding dolichol kinase produces MSEVGRRLVHASGAVLPGAFLAGLLSWEAVRWLLVVGAVCTVVLEALRLSGYVSWWIFDALTRDYEQDNPAGYALYELSWTATAWLFAPSLAVPAMLMLALADPASGLLSRGELGVKQGWVLLATFGICLAIASLLDVPLVAGVAGALVATFADGATPVVRGYVIDDNATIPLGAGAAMWVVLAVL; encoded by the coding sequence GTGAGCGAAGTCGGCCGGCGGCTGGTGCACGCCAGCGGTGCGGTGCTCCCGGGCGCGTTCCTCGCGGGCCTGCTCTCCTGGGAGGCCGTGCGCTGGCTGCTGGTCGTCGGCGCCGTCTGCACCGTGGTGCTGGAGGCGCTCCGGCTCTCGGGCTACGTCTCCTGGTGGATATTCGACGCGCTCACCCGCGACTACGAGCAGGACAACCCCGCGGGCTACGCCCTGTACGAACTGTCGTGGACGGCGACCGCGTGGCTGTTCGCGCCCTCCCTCGCCGTGCCCGCGATGCTGATGCTCGCGCTCGCCGACCCCGCCAGTGGCCTGCTCTCCCGCGGGGAACTCGGCGTCAAGCAGGGGTGGGTGCTGCTCGCGACGTTCGGCATCTGTCTGGCCATCGCCAGCCTGCTCGACGTCCCGCTCGTGGCGGGGGTGGCGGGCGCGCTCGTCGCGACGTTCGCGGACGGCGCGACGCCCGTCGTCCGTGGCTACGTCATCGACGACAACGCCACCATTCCCCTCGGCGCGGGCGCGGCGATGTGGGTGGTGCTGGCGGTCCTCTGA
- a CDS encoding Hef nuclease (forms a homodimer; branch structure nuclease; possesses helicase and nuclease activity) gives MPEPAYVDHPMLEPDVIEARQYQLQLAAAARQDHTLVCLPTGLGKTTVSLLVTAYRLADDIGAKSLLLAPTKPLVEQHATFYREALTIPDDEIVVFTGETRPDDREEQWSSARVVVATPQVVENDLVGGRISLRDVVHCTFDECHRATGDYAYTYIAERYHADAADPLVTGMSASPGGNEEDIRTVCENLGVANVEVMTEDDADVGEHTYDTDVQWERIELPEQVIEVRDAINEVIEDRLEKLRDLGVTRASSPDVSQKDLNKIRARLQELIDNDDSEGYQGMSVHAEVMKLRRAVELVETQSVESVRRYFERQRNAARSSGASKASQRLVSEPKVKEAMRKADEFDGLHPKFRRARMLLAETLGIEEGERVIVFTESRDTAEALTEFLGQHFDTRRFVGQGDADGSDGMTQKEQRETLDEFRSGEFEVLVSTSVAEEGLDVPEVDLVLFFEPVPTAIRSVQRKGRTGRQTEGKVIVLMAEDTRDEAYFWISRRREQEMEDELRSLKGVADELAGDLGEDQRALDEYGDEDAGSEAGDADTASAEANATADGGESEGSTTDQQAGLADFDAPDPADVEGGDEPEDGVTARASSDDGETVEVVVDQRELDSNIARDLSKRENVETRLETLSVGDYVLSDRVAVERKTHGDFMDTLLGGDRSLFEQAKDLTRHYTRPVLLLEGDGDLYAERNVHPNAIRAALSSLAVDWGVSVVHTRGEDDTAEMIRTVAEREQLDNDREVSAHGEKAAKTLGEQQEYVVSAIADIGPVTARSLLDEFGSVEAVMTASEDDLLDAEGVGQVTAERIREVVASDYRPD, from the coding sequence ATGCCGGAGCCCGCGTACGTCGACCACCCGATGCTGGAGCCGGACGTCATCGAAGCCCGCCAGTACCAGCTCCAGCTCGCGGCGGCAGCGCGGCAGGACCACACACTCGTCTGCCTCCCGACAGGCCTCGGGAAGACGACGGTGAGCCTGCTGGTGACCGCCTACCGCCTCGCCGACGACATCGGCGCGAAGTCGCTGTTGCTCGCGCCCACGAAGCCGCTAGTCGAACAGCACGCCACGTTCTACCGCGAGGCGCTGACGATTCCCGACGACGAGATCGTCGTGTTCACCGGGGAAACGCGGCCGGACGACCGCGAGGAACAGTGGTCGAGCGCCCGCGTCGTCGTCGCCACCCCCCAGGTCGTCGAGAACGACCTCGTGGGCGGGCGAATCAGCCTGCGGGACGTGGTCCACTGCACGTTCGACGAGTGCCACCGCGCGACCGGCGACTACGCGTACACGTACATCGCCGAGCGCTACCACGCCGACGCCGCGGACCCGCTCGTCACCGGGATGAGCGCCTCACCGGGCGGCAACGAGGAGGACATCCGCACGGTCTGCGAGAACCTCGGCGTGGCGAACGTCGAAGTGATGACCGAGGACGACGCCGACGTCGGCGAGCACACCTACGACACGGACGTCCAGTGGGAGCGCATCGAACTCCCAGAGCAGGTCATCGAGGTTCGGGACGCCATCAACGAGGTCATCGAGGACCGCCTGGAGAAACTCCGGGACCTGGGCGTCACGCGGGCGTCGAGCCCGGACGTCTCCCAGAAGGACCTGAACAAGATCCGCGCGCGACTCCAGGAGCTCATCGACAACGACGACAGCGAGGGCTACCAGGGGATGAGCGTCCACGCCGAGGTGATGAAGCTCCGTCGGGCGGTCGAGCTCGTGGAGACCCAGAGCGTCGAATCGGTACGGCGATACTTCGAGCGCCAGCGCAACGCCGCCCGCTCGTCGGGCGCGTCGAAGGCGAGCCAGCGCCTCGTGAGCGAACCCAAGGTCAAGGAGGCGATGCGGAAGGCCGACGAGTTCGACGGCCTCCACCCGAAGTTCCGGCGCGCCAGGATGTTGCTCGCGGAGACGCTGGGCATCGAGGAGGGCGAGCGCGTCATCGTCTTCACCGAGTCCCGGGACACCGCCGAAGCTCTGACGGAGTTCCTCGGCCAGCACTTCGACACCCGGCGGTTCGTCGGCCAGGGCGACGCCGACGGCAGCGACGGGATGACCCAGAAGGAACAGCGCGAGACCCTCGACGAGTTCCGGAGCGGGGAGTTCGAGGTGCTCGTCTCGACCTCGGTCGCCGAGGAGGGCCTGGACGTGCCGGAGGTCGACCTCGTGCTGTTCTTCGAACCCGTGCCGACCGCGATTCGCTCCGTCCAGCGGAAGGGCCGCACCGGCCGCCAGACGGAGGGGAAGGTCATCGTGCTGATGGCCGAGGACACCCGCGACGAGGCGTACTTCTGGATCTCGCGGCGTCGCGAACAGGAGATGGAGGACGAACTCCGCTCGCTGAAGGGCGTCGCGGACGAACTGGCCGGCGACCTGGGTGAGGACCAGCGGGCTCTGGACGAGTACGGCGACGAGGACGCCGGTAGCGAGGCTGGCGACGCCGACACTGCGAGTGCGGAAGCGAACGCCACCGCGGACGGCGGCGAGAGCGAGGGCTCGACGACCGACCAGCAGGCGGGCCTCGCGGACTTCGACGCCCCGGACCCGGCGGACGTGGAGGGCGGCGACGAACCCGAAGACGGCGTGACGGCGCGAGCGTCGAGCGACGACGGGGAGACCGTGGAGGTGGTCGTCGACCAGCGAGAACTCGACAGTAACATCGCCCGCGACCTCTCGAAGCGCGAGAACGTGGAGACGCGCCTGGAGACACTCTCCGTGGGTGACTACGTCCTCTCGGACCGCGTGGCCGTCGAGCGGAAGACCCACGGCGACTTCATGGACACGCTGCTGGGCGGCGACCGGTCGCTGTTCGAGCAGGCCAAGGACCTCACGCGCCACTACACGCGGCCTGTCCTGCTGCTGGAGGGGGACGGTGACCTCTACGCCGAGCGCAACGTCCACCCGAACGCCATCCGGGCGGCGCTGTCCTCGCTGGCGGTGGACTGGGGCGTCAGCGTCGTCCACACGCGCGGTGAGGACGACACCGCGGAGATGATCCGGACCGTCGCTGAGCGCGAACAGCTCGACAACGACCGCGAGGTGAGCGCCCACGGCGAGAAGGCCGCGAAGACGCTCGGCGAGCAACAGGAGTACGTCGTCTCCGCCATCGCCGACATCGGCCCGGTGACGGCGCGCTCGCTGCTCGACGAGTTCGGCAGCGTGGAGGCCGTGATGACCGCGAGCGAGGACGACCTGCTGGACGCGGAGGGCGTCGGGCAGGTGACCGCCGAACGCATCCGCGAAGTCGTCGCGAGCGACTACCGCCCGGATTAG
- a CDS encoding universal stress protein UspA gives MEILVPVDGSDCSFRALEFAAEMARRYEANIHVVHFTDTETDATDEIVDRAQDVLDAQNVDAVPEVSTDVDLEFRPADQVGEDILDLVADHGYDHVVMGHHGSGTIERVILGSAAETVMRSERVPVTVIP, from the coding sequence ATGGAGATCCTCGTTCCCGTCGACGGGTCGGACTGTAGCTTCCGCGCGCTGGAGTTCGCTGCGGAGATGGCGCGCCGCTACGAGGCGAACATCCACGTCGTCCACTTCACGGACACCGAGACCGACGCCACGGACGAGATCGTGGACCGCGCACAGGACGTCCTCGACGCGCAGAACGTCGACGCCGTCCCGGAGGTGTCGACAGACGTCGACCTCGAGTTCCGGCCGGCCGACCAGGTCGGCGAGGACATCCTCGACCTCGTCGCGGACCACGGCTACGACCACGTCGTCATGGGCCACCACGGCTCCGGTACCATCGAGCGCGTCATCCTCGGGAGCGCCGCCGAGACCGTGATGCGTTCCGAACGCGTCCCTGTCACCGTCATCCCCTAA